The following are encoded together in the Lactuca sativa cultivar Salinas chromosome 1, Lsat_Salinas_v11, whole genome shotgun sequence genome:
- the LOC111893528 gene encoding putative receptor-like protein kinase At5g39000, translating to MQAFYRHYYSKYIQRQQNVDKPADLTHLPKEYQMAAVLFEVLKALSLEESIEVPDEILEAHAHVAEMVKLSTHDILPVEPESSDQALVRYREIKKPNDFKIPLQTIKDCTQDFDERNFIGKGGYGSVYMGILSWGDHVNELVAIKRLDVKGFQGTKEFLTELTMLSQYQHENIITLVGFCDDNKEMILVYEYANHGSLDTYLRDTTISGGLSWLQLLNICIGVASALEYLHNYVAEKHRIIHRDVKSANILLDENWNAKLADFGLSRIGLANQENTFVITNLAGTHGYCDPQYERTGFLTKESDVYSFGVVLFEVLCGRLACALNYHDEQRFLHHLARTCYRNGELEKIIDPRIRKDIKPRALRKFSTIAYQCLQDTREERPIIAEVAFQLKEVMKNQLEDELLVRKGTPS from the exons ATGCAGGCCTTTTATCGGCATTATTACAGCAAGTACATTCAACGCCAACAAAATGTTGATAAACCTGCTGATCT TACCCATCTTCCAAAAGAGTATCAAATGGCTGCTGTCTTATTTGAGGTTTTGAAGGCTCTCAGTCTGGAAGAATCCATCGAAGTGCCAGATGAG ATATTAGAAGCACATGCACATGTTGCTGAGATGGTAAAATTGTCTACTCATGATATACTTCCAGTCGAACCTGAAAGTTCAGATCAAGCACTAGTAAGATATCGAGAG ATCAAAAAACCAAATGACTTCAAAATCCCTCTTCAGACCATAAAAGATTGTACCCAAGACTTCGATGAAAGAAATTTTATTGGAAAGGGTGGATACGGAAGTGTCTACATGGGAATCCTCTCCTGGGGGGATCATGTAAACGAGCTAGTTGCTATAAAACGACTTGATGTGAAAGGATTTCAAGGTACCAAGGAGTTCCTCACAGAGCTCACAATGCTTTCACAGTATCAACACGAGAACATTATAACCCTTGTTGGGTTTTGTGATGATAACAAAGAGATGATTTTGGTTTATGAATATGCAAACCATGGAAGTCTTGACACATATTTACGTGACACTACGATTTCGGGTGGATTATCGTGGCTACAACTCCTCAACATATGCATTGGTGTTGCTTCTGCATTGGAGTATCTTCATAATTATGTGGCTGAAAAACATAGAATAATACATAGAGATGTAAAAAGCGCGAATATTTTGTTGGATGAGAATTGGAATGCAAAACTTGCGGATTTTGGGTTGTCAAGGATAGGTCTTGCAAATCAAGAGAACACGTTTGTGATAACTAACTTGGCTGGTACGCATGGTTATTGTGACCCACAATATGAAAGAACAGGTTTTCTAACAAAAGAATCAGATGTCTATTCTTTTGGTGTAGTTTTATTTGAAGTTTTGTGTGGAAGGTTGGCTTGTGCTTTGAATTATCATGATGAGCAGCGATTCCTCCATCATTTGGCTCGAACTTGCTATAGAAATGGAGAGCTAGAAAAGATTATTGATCCCAGAATAAGGAAAGATATCAAACCAAGGGCATTGAGGAAGTTTTCAACTATTGCATATCAATGCTTGCAAGACACTCGGGAAGAACGACCTATAATCGCTGAAGTTGCATTCCAACTTAAGGAGGTCATGAAAAATCAA TTGGAAGATGAATTACTCGTCAGGAAGGGAACACCATCATAA